The Phytoactinopolyspora mesophila nucleotide sequence GTCCCGGCAACTCCGGTGGTCCGCTCGTTTCCGAGGACGGCACGGTCTACGGCGTCATCTTCGCCGCGTCACTGACCGACCCGAACACCGGGTACGCGCTCAATCTCGGCGAAATCGAACAGTTCGCCGAGGCTGCGCCGGACGCCACCGAAGCCGTATCCACCGGGCCCTGCGCGTGACGATCCCCACCTCTGAGGCGAACCCGGCAGGGCGAGTGGCGACATGTAGAATCGTGGCGAAATCACGGCAGACCAGGCGCCAATGATGGCGCCTGGTAACTATTTGTGCCATGTGTAGCAACACGGTAGGCAGCCCTGACGTTTGCGTGCAGACATTCGGAGGTACCGTTCTGGTGACCAGGCGAGCAGCGACTGAGCGCGGTCAATGATCCTTCCGATTGCTCTTGCGGTGCTGGCAATCACGGCAGCCGCCGCTCCAGCCATCACTGCGCGGCTCGGCCGGAATGCCGGTTACCCGATCGCGGCGATTTTCCTGATTCTCGCGCTGCTCATCGCGGCCGAAACCGGTGACCTAGCCGACGGCGGATCGGTCTCCACCGCGTGGGACTGGATGCCGACCATCGGCGTTTCCTTCCGGTTGCATCTCGACGGGCTGTCCTTCCTGTTCGCCATGCTGGTCCTCGGCGTCGGCTCGCTGATCATGGCGTACAGCCCGCGTTACCTCAAGGTCAACGAACGGCACGGTCGTTTCTACGCCCTGCTGACGCTGTTCGCAATGTCGATGCTCGGGCTGGTGTTGGCCCGGGATCTGGTGCTGCTCTTCATCTTCTGGGAAGCCACCACGCTCTCGTCGTTCCTGCTGATCGGCGGCGGTGGCATCAAGGCGGTGCGGCCGGCCACCCGGGCCTTCGTCGTCACTGTCATCGGGGGCCTGGCACTACTCGGCGCTATCGTGCTCATCTCGATCACTGCCGGCACCACCAACATCTCCGAGATCATGGCCGATCCAGCGGTGGTCTCCGAGTCGCCGTACGCGCCAGCCATCGCGGTCCTGCTCCTCCTCGCGGCCTTCACGAAGTCGGCACAACTCCCGTTCCACTTCTGGTTGCCCGACGCCATGGTGGCGATCACCCCGGTCAGCGCGTATCTACACGCCGCCACTCTGGTCAAGGGCGGTATCTACCTGCTCATGCGGTTCTCACCGCTGTTCAGCGACTCGGGCATGTGGCGCGTGACGTTGATGACCGTCGGGCTCACCACAGCCATCGTCGGCGCGTTGTTCGCACTGAAACAGCACGATCTAAAAGCACTCCTGGCGTACTCCACAGTGAGTCAGCTCGGCTTTCTGATCGCCCTGGTCGGAGCCGGCACACCGGCGGCCCTGGCCGCCGCGGCCCTGCACACATTCGCGCACGCCCTGTTCAAGGCCACGTTGTTCATGCTGGTCGGGATCATCGACCGGGAAGCAGGCAGCCGAGACGTCAGAGAGCTCGGCGGTCTGCGTCGGGTCATGCCCATCACCGCCACGCTCACCGGCCTGGCCGCGATGTCGATGGCCGGTATACCGCCGTTCATCGGGTTCGTCAGCAAAGAAGAGGCGTTCAGCGCTCTCCTCGACACACCGGGCCCAGCCTGGGCCGGCTGGGTCGCCGCTCTGGCCGCCGTCGCCGCGGCCGGGCTGACTTTCGCCTACGGCTTCCGTATCTTCTACGGCGCCTTCGCCGGCCCCACCACCCAGCGCCGGCTGTACGAGCCGAGCAAGGCCTTCCTGACACCGGCCGCGATTCCCGCGGCCCTGGGGCTCATCCTCGGCCTGACGGTAGGTGTGCTGACTCCCATGGTCAACCGCACGGTTCAAGACACCGTGATGACCGAGACCGACGCCAGCCTCAGCCTGTGGCACGGGTTCAGCGCCCCACTCGCGCTCTCGGCAACCACCTTCGCGATGGGGCTGCTCCTCTTCTTCTACCGGTATCCGGTCGACCGGCTGCTGCACCGCCATCGTTTGCCGATCACCGGCGCGGGAGCCTTCGACTCCATCTACGACGCATGTCTTCGCCTCGGCGCCTGGGTCGGCCGGCCCGCCCGGGCGAGCAGCATCGGTGCTCACCTCGGATGGCCGATAGCCGGATTGCTGGCCTTGGGCATCGTCGGGTTGTTGCGGTGGCCCGACGTCGCCGCCGAACCGGTCTCCAGGTCGCGTCCGGAAGACTGGGCCGTCGTCGCCATTCTGGCGCTGGCCGTGCTGGCGCTGTGCCTGACGAAGACCCGGCTGACCGCCATCGTGCTCCTCGGGGTTGTCGGCTTCATGGTCGGCATCTGGTTCCTCATAGCCGGCGCTCCCGACCTTGCGCTCACTCAGCTACTGGTCGAGATCCTCACCGTCGTGGTGGCCGTGCTCGTGCTGCGACATCTGCCACCTGTCTTCCAGCACGTGCGCCGTACCCGGCGCACGTTGGCGGCGATAGCCGCCGTCACCAGCGGTCTGGTGGCCGGCGCGGCTACCTTCCTGCTCACCGGCCGGCGCGAACAGTCACCCGCGGCGCAGTACCTCATGCGAGAAGCCGAGAACGACACCGGCGGACGCAACGTGGTCAACACCGTGCTGGTCGACTTCCGTGCGCTTGACACACTCGGCGAGGTCACTGTCCTGGCCATCGCCGGCCTCGGCCTGATGTCGCTGCTGCGCTACACCGCGCCGCCGCCGACCGACCTCAGCAATGCCGGCAACGTCGCGCCTCCGGACCGGCTGGGCAATATGGTGATCTTCCAATTCACCGCTCGCCTGCTCTTCCCCGGCACCATGGCGATTACGGTGTACCTCCTGTTGCGCGGCCACTACGAGCCCGGTGGCGGATTCATCGCCGCACTCGTCGCCGCTGTCGGTTTCGCCGTGCTGCAATTGCCCGGCGGACCGATGCAACCACCCAGGATCCCGGCGTTGCCACTGATCCGCGGCGGGTTGGCGTTGTCCGTCATCGTCGGCGTGTGGGGCCTGGTGGACGGTTCGTTCCTGCGGCCGTTGAGCGGCTACCTCACCATCGGCAACCTGGACATCTCGATGACGTCCTCGCTTCTGTTCGACGTCGGAATCCTGATGATCGTCCTCGGCATGAGCCTGGCCGCTTTCGAACGCCTCGGCCGCGGGATCGTGACCGAGGTCGGCCAGACCGCGCCCGAACCCGTCCTCCAGGGGCAAGGAGGTGATCGGCGATGACCGCAGCGTTTGTCGTCGGACTGCTCATGGCTGGCGGTGTCTACCTCGTCTTCCAGGCCGGTTTGGTACGCGTCACCATCGGATTCGTTCTCATCGGTCACGCGCTCAACTCGCTTCTGGTCGCCGCCGGAGGTATGGGTTTCCGGGCCGTCTCGTTCATCGGGACGTCATCGCCCGATGAAGCCGCCGACCCCCTACCCCAAGCCTTCGCGTTGACCGCCATCGTCATCACCTTCGGGATCACCGTGTACTTGTTCGGCATGGCTCGCTCCGGCGCCGACGAGATACCGGCCGACGACGATGTCTCGGAAGAGGAGCAGAAGTCGTGAACAATCTCCTGCCCTTCGTCGTCGCCCTTCCTCTGCTGGCTGCCGCGATCACACCGTTGACCGGCCGCAACATGCTGGTCCGCCGCATCCTCCTGCTGGGCTCGCCGGCACTAGTCCTGCTGTTCGCCGTCCTGCTCGTGATCGAGACCCATGACGGAGACGTCGTAGTCGAACAGGTCGCGGACTGGGATGCCGGCATCGCGATCGCCTTCGCCGCGGACTTGTTCAGCGCACTCGTGCTGGTCGCGATGTCGCTACTGACGCTCGTGTGCTCGATGTTCCTGTGCGCTACCGGCGACGACGAAGACCCCTTGGTGATTCCGCTGGTCCTGGTGCTCTCCGGAGGTGTCTTCGGTGCGCTGTTGACAGCGGATCTGTTCAACCTCTTCGTCATGATCGAGGTCGCGCTCATACCCAGCTACGTGCTGATCTCGAAATCGATGAAAGCCTCGGCGCTCTCGGCCGGCCGCATCTACCTGACGGTAAACCTCATGGGCTCGTCCATTCTGCTGGGTGGCATCGCCTTGGTCTACGCGGTCAACGGCAGCGTTCACCTCGGTGAACTGGCCGGCGCGGGCGAGGTCAGTGGCATGGCGGCGTTCGCGGGCGGACTCATTCTGGTGGCGCTGGGCCTCAAGGGTGCGCTGGTGCCACTGCACGGCTGGCTCCCACGGACGTACCCGTACACATCTCCCGCTGTCACCGCACTGTTCTCCGGCCTGCTGACCAAGATCGGCATCTACGGCCTGTTCCGCGTCTACTCGGTCTACTTCGAAGGAGCGAGCCCGGTCCAGGGCATCATCCTCGCGGTCACGGTCGTCACCATGGTGATCGGAGTGTTCGGGGCGCTCGGTGAGACGAGCATGCGCTCCATCCTCGCCTTCCACATGGTCAGCCAGGTCGGCTACATCGCACTGGGCCTCGGCTTCTTCGGTGTCGCTGGGATGGCAGCGTCTATCTTCTACCTGCTGCACCACATGATCGTGAAAGCCAGCCTCTTCCTTTCGGCGGGCGCGATCGAGACACAGGAAGGAACCGATCGGCTCAGCAGGCTCGGTGGGTTCGCCCGGCGAGAACCGGTGCTCGCGGTGGCATTCTTCGTGGCAGCACTGTCTCTGGCTGGCATCCCACCGTTCTCGGGCTTCGTCGCCAAGTTCACCCTCATCCGCGCCGCGATGTCCGAAGGCGCCTACATCGCAGGCGCCGTGGCGCTAGCCGTCAGCATCTTCACGCTGCTGTCCATGCTGAAGATCTGGAACTCGGTGTTCTGGGGCGAGGCGACCAGCACCCCGTCCGGCCAGCCGTCCGGGTCCGGCACCGCAGCCGGTGCCACCACGCTCACCGCGCCGAGCCGGGTCCGGATCCGGCGCACGCTGATCATTCCCGCGGTGCTGCTGGCTCTCGTCACCATTTCGCTCGGGCTCGGCGCGGAAATCCTGCTGCCGCTGGCCGAGACAGCCGCCCAAGGCCTGGTCGACACCACGGCATACGTTCAGGCGGTGACCGGAGGATGACTCGTATGATCCGGCGCACCGGGCAGGAGCTGGCCCGGATTCCACGGCTGCTCGTCTTCGTGGGCTACTTCGCCTACGCGTTGGTCGTCGCCAGCCTCTGGGTCGCCTGGGACGTGCTCACGCCCCGGCAACGGCTGCGAGCAGGCATCGTCGCGATGCCGATGCAGGGCCGGACCCCGATGGAGATGACGCTCATGGCCAACCTGGTCTCGCTCACCCCCGGGACGCTCTCGGTGACGATCAACGCCGAACCGAACGTTCTCTATGTGCACGGCATGTACCAGGACGACGCCGAAGCGTTCCGCCAAGAGTTGCAGGATTTCGAACGGCGCATGCTCTCCGCGGTTCGCATCCACGACCGGCCTTCCCGGACGGGGGACATGTCATGACCATGGTCGACATCGGGCTCATCGTGGTCGCGCTCGGGTTCGTGCCAGCTATCTGGCGAATGGTCATCGGGCCGACCGATGCCGACCGAGCCACGGCGGGCGATTTCACGTTCTTCTTGTTCGTGGCCGCCGCTGCTCTCCTGGGCGTCCGGCTGGAGACTCGGATGTTCTTCGACGTCGTGCTGGTCGCCACCCTCGTCGGCTTCCTCGGCACCGTCGTGCTCGCGCGCCTCGTGGACAGGAGGGACCGATGAACATCCTCGATGTGGCCAGCGGCATCTGTATTGGTGTCGGCATCTTCTTCATCGCTGTCGCGGCCCTGGGCATCATCCGGCTACCCGACGTCTACTCACGACTCAGCGCGGTCACCAAGGCCGCCACGCTCGGCGTTGTGCTGATCCTGGCCGGGGCATTCCTGAACAAGCCGTCATGGCAATCGCTGATCACTCTCGGGCTGGCAGCCGCGCTCCAATTCGTCACGGCGCCCGTCGGCGGGTTCGCGCTCGGCCGCGCCGCGTTCCGGTCGAAGAGCCCGCTCGCCGCCGCCACCGGCTACGACCAGCTGAGCGACGCCGTCGAAGAATCCCAGCAACGCAACCCCGGCTGAGCCCCGGACGCCAGGCACCTCCGCCGCTGGGGTGCCCAGGCATCACGTGAAACGCCGCAGCCACTCCAAGAGTGCATCCGTCACGAGTTCCGGGGCCTCCTCGTGGGGGAAATGCCCGGTGCCTTCCAGCCGCAACCAGTCGTAACTGTCGCCGGTGAACTCCCGCGAAGCAGCGGCCAATTGCGGGGTGATGTAACGGTCTTCGGCGCCATGAATCTGCAGCACCGGCAGATCGACAGGGACCTCGAGCCGCTTGGCGAGGCGCCGGCCGTTGGCGCGCGGCAGCGACCGCACTGCCCACCGCTGATACTCCAAAGCGCAGTGCGGCGCCGGCCAGATACGCATCGCAGCCCGGTAACGGGTGCTCGCTTCGTCGTCGGGAAACGCACTGCCGGGCGCCGACCACCGGCGCAGCAACTTCTCGACAAGCGCGCCATCGCCGGCGGTCAACCGCCGCTCCGGAACCAGTGGCGCCTGGGCGCCCAGCAGGAAGCCGGTCCGTACGAGGCCACCCTGCATCAGATGCCGCCGCAGCACCAGCGGATGAGGCATAGACATCGCGACCACACCCCGGACATGTGCCGGCCGTAGCGCCGCGGCGGTCCATGCGCCGTAGGCACCCCAGTTGTGCCCCACGACGACCGCGTCGCGTTCACCCATGGACCGGATCACGCCGGTGATGTCGGCGGCGAACGTGACGGGATCGTAGCCCCGTGGTGGTTTATCGCTGCCGCCATAGCCACGCAGGTCCATGGCCACCGCGCGCCAACCCGCGTCGGCGAGCCGGGGCAGCTGATGACGCCATGCCCAC carries:
- the mbhE gene encoding hydrogen gas-evolving membrane-bound hydrogenase subunit E, coding for MILPIALAVLAITAAAAPAITARLGRNAGYPIAAIFLILALLIAAETGDLADGGSVSTAWDWMPTIGVSFRLHLDGLSFLFAMLVLGVGSLIMAYSPRYLKVNERHGRFYALLTLFAMSMLGLVLARDLVLLFIFWEATTLSSFLLIGGGGIKAVRPATRAFVVTVIGGLALLGAIVLISITAGTTNISEIMADPAVVSESPYAPAIAVLLLLAAFTKSAQLPFHFWLPDAMVAITPVSAYLHAATLVKGGIYLLMRFSPLFSDSGMWRVTLMTVGLTTAIVGALFALKQHDLKALLAYSTVSQLGFLIALVGAGTPAALAAAALHTFAHALFKATLFMLVGIIDREAGSRDVRELGGLRRVMPITATLTGLAAMSMAGIPPFIGFVSKEEAFSALLDTPGPAWAGWVAALAAVAAAGLTFAYGFRIFYGAFAGPTTQRRLYEPSKAFLTPAAIPAALGLILGLTVGVLTPMVNRTVQDTVMTETDASLSLWHGFSAPLALSATTFAMGLLLFFYRYPVDRLLHRHRLPITGAGAFDSIYDACLRLGAWVGRPARASSIGAHLGWPIAGLLALGIVGLLRWPDVAAEPVSRSRPEDWAVVAILALAVLALCLTKTRLTAIVLLGVVGFMVGIWFLIAGAPDLALTQLLVEILTVVVAVLVLRHLPPVFQHVRRTRRTLAAIAAVTSGLVAGAATFLLTGRREQSPAAQYLMREAENDTGGRNVVNTVLVDFRALDTLGEVTVLAIAGLGLMSLLRYTAPPPTDLSNAGNVAPPDRLGNMVIFQFTARLLFPGTMAITVYLLLRGHYEPGGGFIAALVAAVGFAVLQLPGGPMQPPRIPALPLIRGGLALSVIVGVWGLVDGSFLRPLSGYLTIGNLDISMTSSLLFDVGILMIVLGMSLAAFERLGRGIVTEVGQTAPEPVLQGQGGDRR
- a CDS encoding sodium:proton antiporter produces the protein MTAAFVVGLLMAGGVYLVFQAGLVRVTIGFVLIGHALNSLLVAAGGMGFRAVSFIGTSSPDEAADPLPQAFALTAIVITFGITVYLFGMARSGADEIPADDDVSEEEQKS
- a CDS encoding monovalent cation/H+ antiporter subunit D family protein, encoding MNNLLPFVVALPLLAAAITPLTGRNMLVRRILLLGSPALVLLFAVLLVIETHDGDVVVEQVADWDAGIAIAFAADLFSALVLVAMSLLTLVCSMFLCATGDDEDPLVIPLVLVLSGGVFGALLTADLFNLFVMIEVALIPSYVLISKSMKASALSAGRIYLTVNLMGSSILLGGIALVYAVNGSVHLGELAGAGEVSGMAAFAGGLILVALGLKGALVPLHGWLPRTYPYTSPAVTALFSGLLTKIGIYGLFRVYSVYFEGASPVQGIILAVTVVTMVIGVFGALGETSMRSILAFHMVSQVGYIALGLGFFGVAGMAASIFYLLHHMIVKASLFLSAGAIETQEGTDRLSRLGGFARREPVLAVAFFVAALSLAGIPPFSGFVAKFTLIRAAMSEGAYIAGAVALAVSIFTLLSMLKIWNSVFWGEATSTPSGQPSGSGTAAGATTLTAPSRVRIRRTLIIPAVLLALVTISLGLGAEILLPLAETAAQGLVDTTAYVQAVTGG
- a CDS encoding Na+/H+ antiporter subunit E yields the protein MIRRTGQELARIPRLLVFVGYFAYALVVASLWVAWDVLTPRQRLRAGIVAMPMQGRTPMEMTLMANLVSLTPGTLSVTINAEPNVLYVHGMYQDDAEAFRQELQDFERRMLSAVRIHDRPSRTGDMS
- a CDS encoding monovalent cation/H+ antiporter complex subunit F, which encodes MTMVDIGLIVVALGFVPAIWRMVIGPTDADRATAGDFTFFLFVAAAALLGVRLETRMFFDVVLVATLVGFLGTVVLARLVDRRDR
- the mnhG gene encoding monovalent cation/H(+) antiporter subunit G, whose protein sequence is MNILDVASGICIGVGIFFIAVAALGIIRLPDVYSRLSAVTKAATLGVVLILAGAFLNKPSWQSLITLGLAAALQFVTAPVGGFALGRAAFRSKSPLAAATGYDQLSDAVEESQQRNPG
- a CDS encoding alpha/beta fold hydrolase, whose amino-acid sequence is MSFAQLVRNDLNVPGPWNHRQIAANGAQFHVAEVGDGPLVLFLHGFPEFWWAWRHQLPRLADAGWRAVAMDLRGYGGSDKPPRGYDPVTFAADITGVIRSMGERDAVVVGHNWGAYGAWTAAALRPAHVRGVVAMSMPHPLVLRRHLMQGGLVRTGFLLGAQAPLVPERRLTAGDGALVEKLLRRWSAPGSAFPDDEASTRYRAAMRIWPAPHCALEYQRWAVRSLPRANGRRLAKRLEVPVDLPVLQIHGAEDRYITPQLAAASREFTGDSYDWLRLEGTGHFPHEEAPELVTDALLEWLRRFT